The following are encoded together in the Oreochromis niloticus isolate F11D_XX linkage group LG12, O_niloticus_UMD_NMBU, whole genome shotgun sequence genome:
- the xbp1 gene encoding LOW QUALITY PROTEIN: X-box-binding protein 1 (The sequence of the model RefSeq protein was modified relative to this genomic sequence to represent the inferred CDS: deleted 2 bases in 1 codon), which yields MVVVAAGAGGAHKVLLISGKQSGSQTALSRPISVVLPSTASQVSSDSDSNSSAGPPVRKRQRLTHLSPEEKALRRKLKNRVAAQTARDRKKAKMGELEQQVLELELENQKLHIENRLLREKTNGLLTENEELRQRLGLDTLDSKEKVQVMLSTGNDADLGIGSSESAALRLRVSAAGAGPAVPKSEDFPMDTDSPDSSDNESDLLLGILDILDPELFLKSCEPDCQEPQVLLLGGSEPVPATPSPTMGSTSVKLETLNELIHFDHIYTKPVEEVSSGQHTDLESGTSEKNDEVAFPVTEVVVEEETICVKDEPQEVVIPACNSQSQAVELFSGPSSPALNSLEKEACLADTYSDSGYEGSPSPFSDMSSPLCAESAWDDMFANELFPQLISV from the exons ATGGTGGTTGTAGCAGCTGGGGCTGGAGGAGCCCACAAAGTCCTTCTCATATCAGGGAAGCAATCCGGCTCACAGACGGCCCTCAGCCGGCCCATCTCTGTCGTTTTACCGTCAACGGCCAGCCAAGTGTCGTCGGATTCAGACTCCAACTCTTCTGCAGGGCCGCCGGTGCGAAAAAGACAGAGACTCACACATTTGAGTCCCGAAGAGAAAGCGCTTCGCAG gaaACTCAAGAACAGAGTGGCAGCTCAGACAgccagagacagaaaaaaagcaaaaatgggGGAGCTGGAGCAACAAGTCCTAGAGTTGGAGCTGGAG AATCAGAAACTTCACATTGAAAACAGGCTACTTCGGGAAAAAACAAATGGCCTGCTCACAGAAAATGAGGAACTGAGACAAAGACTTGGATTGGACACTCTTGACTCAAAAGagaag GTTCAGGTTATGTTGTCCACTGGGAACGATGCAGATTTGGGAATCGGGTCTTCTGAGTCCGCAGCACTCAGGCTACGTGTG TCCGCAGCAGGTGCAGGCCCAGCAGTCCCTAAATCTGAAGACTTCCCAATGGATACAGATAGTCCTGACTCTTCAGACAATGAG TCTGATTTGCTACTGGGCATTCTGGACATCCTTGACCCAGAGTTATTTCTCAAGTCTTGTGAACCAGACTGCCAGGAGCCGCAGGTCCTGTTGCTCGGAGGGAGTGAGCCAGTACCTGCCACCCCATCTCCAACTATGGGGTCCACATCAGTTAAGCTGGAGACCCTTAATGAACTGATTCATTTTGACCACATCTATACAAAGCCCGTGGAGGAGGTGAGCAGTGGGCAGCACACCGACTTGGAGAGCGGCACAAGTGAGAAGAATGACGAGGTGGCCTTTCCTGTTACGGAGGTCGTGGTGGAGGAGGAGACCATCTGCGTCAAAGATGAACCACAGGAAGTGGTCATCCCTGCATGTAATAGTCAGAGTCAGGCAGTTGAGCTTTTCTCTGGACCTTCCTCTCCTGCCCTCAACAGCCTGGAGAAAGAAGCCTGCCTGGCGGACACCTACAGCGACTCCGGATATGAAGGTTCCCCTTCCCCTTTCAGCGACATGTCGTCCCCCCTGTGTGCAGAGAGCGCCTGGGATGACATGTTTGCTAATGAACTATTCCCCCAGCTTATCAGTGTCTGA